A stretch of the Taeniopygia guttata chromosome 3, bTaeGut7.mat, whole genome shotgun sequence genome encodes the following:
- the MCFD2 gene encoding multiple coagulation factor deficiency protein 2 — translation MVSREWWPARGRPGARGTAQTRPREITMAQRMFRTRLLFCFAMAAFFVSALAEEHVGESQHPNIRLDKNLVQDKEHIMEHLEGVIEKPEAEMSPQELQLHYFKMHDYDGNNLLDGLELATAISHVHKEEGGEHTQAMKEEELISLIDDVLRDDDKNNDGFIDYAEFAKSLE, via the exons ATGGTGTCCCGGGAATGGTGGCCAGCCCGCGGCCGGCCCGGAGCCCGCGGCACGGCGCAGACCCGCCCGAGG GAGATCACAATGGCCCAAAGGATGTTTAGAACACGTTTGCTATTCTGCTTTGCTATGGCTGCATTCTTCGTCTCTGCCCTAGCTGAGGAACATGTAGGAGAGAGTCAACATCCAAATATTCGCCTTGATAAGAATTTGGTACAAGATAAAGA GCACATCATGGAGCACTTGGAAGGTGTTATCGAGAAACCAGAAGCTGAGATGTCTCCACAAGAGTTGCAACTCCATTACTTCAAAATGCATGATTATGATGGCAATAATTTGCTAGATGGGTTAGAACTTGCTACTGCTATCTCACATGTCCACAAAGAG gAAGGTGGTGAGCATACCCAAGCAATGAAGGAAGAAGAGCTGATTAGTCTAATAGATGATGTCTTGAGGGATGATGACAAGAATAATGACGGATTCATTGACTATGCAGAATTTGCAAAATCACTGGAATAA